GACGGAGGAGTCGCACAGTGAGTGAACTACCCAGGTCCGGGTGCTCCCCCGACACGATATGCAAGGATGAGCAGTGCGTCGAGAAACTTTGCCGGGCCATGAAGGCTGAACACGGGAGGTGCTTCAGCTACCTTTCCCTGGGCGACGTTGAACACCTCTCAGATTATTTCGGTACCTGCCATCTCTTAAAAGACGGTTACCTTTGCAGGGAGGGCGAGATCTGCACATTTGTCGCATTCATCGTAAACGGGCGCCTCGAGATCAAGAAGAACACCGAATTCGAGGGCAAACAGGTGGTGGTGGGAATTTACACACGGGGGGCCATGGTTGGTGAACTGTGCATCCTGGACAACAGCCCCAGAGCGGTCACTGCCGTCGCCATGGAGGACACGGACCTTCTTATCCTTTCCGGCGAAAACTTCTCTAAGCTCACCGCCGAGAATCCGGAACTGGGTGTAAAACTGCTGCAGGGGATGCTATTTGCCGTCTCCACAAGGCTGAAACGATCCCTCGCCCGTTTGGCTTCTATCTTTTAAAGCAAAGGACAGGGAATACTTCCTTTTCATATCACGTAATCTTCGCTGACCTGTGTTATGAGGCGAAACTCCTTCAGGATATCACCGCGCAGGCGGTTAAAACCGGCGCCGGCGCGATTGCGGGGACGGGGCAGTTTATTATCCAGTATCTGGAAACCCTTGCCCTCCAGGTGCATGATGGCGATCCTGTCGAACAGGTAGACCGCTTCATCAATGTCGTGAGTTACGAAAAGGACGGTCATTTTCTTTTTCTCCCAGATCCCGTAAAGCTCATCCTGCATCCTGTAGCGGGTGAAGGTGTCCAGTGCGCTGAAAGGCTCGTCCATGAGAATGATCTCAGGTTCCACCGCGAGTGCGCGGGCGAGGGTGACTCTCTGTTTCATCCCGCCGGAAAGCTCATGTGGATGGTGGTTCGAAAACGATTCCATCCCCACAAGCGCCAGGTAGTCCATGCTGATCATGCGCCTTTCCTTTTTGCTTAATCTCCTACCCTCCAGTCCGAACTCGATATTGCCGAGAACGGTACGCCACGGCAGGAGACCGGATTCCTGAAAGATCATAATGGCGTTAGGTCCGGGG
This portion of the bacterium BMS3Abin14 genome encodes:
- a CDS encoding DNA-binding transcriptional dual regulator Crp, translating into MSELPRSGCSPDTICKDEQCVEKLCRAMKAEHGRCFSYLSLGDVEHLSDYFGTCHLLKDGYLCREGEICTFVAFIVNGRLEIKKNTEFEGKQVVVGIYTRGAMVGELCILDNSPRAVTAVAMEDTDLLILSGENFSKLTAENPELGVKLLQGMLFAVSTRLKRSLARLASIF
- the cmpD gene encoding bicarbonate transport ATP-binding protein CmpD encodes the protein MELRDRGSGEPIIVVKNLTKGFTQKDGHAQTVLEYLNLTIHKGELFCLLGPSGCGKTTLLNIIAGFEKPTSGSVATKGIPVESPGPNAIMIFQESGLLPWRTVLGNIEFGLEGRRLSKKERRMISMDYLALVGMESFSNHHPHELSGGMKQRVTLARALAVEPEIILMDEPFSALDTFTRYRMQDELYGIWEKKKMTVLFVTHDIDEAVYLFDRIAIMHLEGKGFQILDNKLPRPRNRAGAGFNRLRGDILKEFRLITQVSEDYVI